Part of the uncultured Cohaesibacter sp. genome is shown below.
GGTTGCCATCACCGGCGTCATGAGCCGCCATGTGGTCACCTTTGGTGCCATCTTCCTGATCATCTGTGGCCTCGTCCCGAAAGTGGGCAGCCTCATCCGCACCATCCCGATCGAAGTACTTGGTGGTGGCGTGGTGGTCATGTTCGGTATGGTCGTTGCGTCTGGCATCTCCATGCTGTCCGACGTCAACTGGAACCGTCGCAACATGGTGATCTTCGCCATCTCCCTGTCGGTCGGTCTGGGCCTGCAGCTGGAGCCAAGCGCCCTGCAGTATGTTCCCGGCACGCTCAAGGTTCTTCTGACCTCCGGCCTGTTGCCTTCGGCCCTGATCGCCGTGGTTCTCAACCTGATCTTGCCCCATGAGCTGGCAGCAGAAGCCACCGAGGAAGTGTCCGGCGGCATGGCCGGTCACAACCCGGAAGTCCAGCCCGGCGAATAGCCCTAAGCCTTCCCACTGAAAACGAAAGCCCGCCGAACAACGCTCGGCGGGCTTTTTCTTTGCCCCAGGTCCGGGGAAAGGAAGAGAGGAGAGCCGCTTCAGGACATCCGGTCGACCTGTGCGGCAGGCGCATCGGGGCCAGACTGCCCAGATGGCAGATCCCGCAACAGAACACCCAGCAGCTCGGCTGCCACCATAGCCGCAATCACTTCGGGCCGCTTGTCGCGCACATGGTCGTGCCGACCGATTGGGCAGACCAGCGAAGGCAGAAGCGCCTCAGCCTGATCCGGTGCCTCGCGCTTCAGCCAATGGCTGAAGGTGGCCCGCTTGCTCTTCGAACCGATCATGCCGACATAGGCCGCATCAGCTCGCGCCAGTGCTTCCCGCGCCAGCAGAAAATCAAGGGCATGATCATGGGTCAGGATAAGAAACACGCTTGCAGGCGGCGCAGCGCGGATCTCCGCTTCCGGCAGGGCCGACAGACGCTGCTCCACCGGCACATCGACCAGCGCCAGCTCTTCGGCTCGACTGTCGACAAGGACCGGTCGGACGGGCAGCAGGTGCAGCGTGCGGGCGAGCGCCCGCCCCACATGCCCGGCCCCGAAAACATAGACACGGGACAAGGTGTCCAGTGCATTTCGTTCGGCCGCGATTTCTGCGTCCTTCCGTGCAGCATCCATCAATGCAAACGACAGAGTCACGGCCCCGCCACAGCACTGGCCGATCTCAGGCCCCAGTGGCACAGCCAAACGCTTTTCCGCCTCGCCACGCCCGATCATCCGCCGGGCCTCGTCGATGGCGATATATTCCAGTTGCCCGCCGCCAATGGTGCCATGCATCCGCTTTTCGGCCACATAGAGCGAGGCTCCGGCCTCACGGGGAGAGGAGCCCCGGACCTCACTGAGGCAGACCTTGATGACGGCCCCGGCCTCTTGCAGGAACAGCGCCAGCTCCTCAGCCATCAGAGCGACCTTTCGCCTGCAAAGCCTCGATTGCCATAAGCACCCGCTCGGGTGTTGCCGGGGTGTCCAGCCTTGGACAAACCGTGTAGTCCGCCACGCTGGCCACCGCCATGGAGAGCGCCTCCAGCACCGAGATTGCCAGCATGAAGGGCGGCTCGCCGACAGCCTTGGAGCGCTTGATCGTGCGCTCGGCATTCTCGGACCACTCGGCCAGCTCGACGTTGAAGATACGCGGAATATCGCTGGCAAGCGGAATCTTGTAGGTCGATGGAGCATGCGTCCGCAGTCGGCCATCGCCGTCCCACCACAGCTCCTCGGTGGTCAGCCAGCCCATGCCCTGCACAAAGGCGCCTTCCACCTGCCCCCGGTCGAGCACCGGATTGAGCGACTTGCCAACGTCGTGCAGGATGTCGGTCCGATCGATGACATAATCCCCGGTCAGCCGGTTGACCGTGACTTCCGACACCGCCGCGCCATAGGCATAGTAGAAAAACGGCCGTCCCTCCCCCTTGTCCCGATCCCAATGGATCTTCGGCGTCTTGTAGAAACCCGCCGCCGACAGATGCACCCGCGCGAGGTAAGCCTGTTTGATCAGGTCGTCAAAGGACAACGCCTCGTCGCCAATTGCCACCTGGTTGGGCAGGAAGGTGATGGCCTCTTCGGCCACGCCCCATTTCTCGCACATGAAGGCGACAAGCCGCCCCTTGAGCTGGTTGGCAGCATCAAGCGCCGCCATGCCATTGAGGTCCGAGCCGGAAGACGCCGCCGTTGCCGAGGTGTTGGGCACCTTGTCCGTCGCCGTGCGCGTGATCTTGATCCGCTCGATATCCACCTGAAAGGCGTCGGCCACCACCTGCGCCACCTTGGTGTAGAGCCCCTGCCCCATCTCGGTGCCGCCATGGTTGAGCTGGATCGAGCCGTCGGAATAGATGTGAATGAGGCTGCCAGCCTGATTGAAATGGGTGGCCGTGAAGGAAATCCCGAACTTGACCGG
Proteins encoded:
- the xdhC gene encoding xanthine dehydrogenase accessory protein XdhC; translated protein: MAEELALFLQEAGAVIKVCLSEVRGSSPREAGASLYVAEKRMHGTIGGGQLEYIAIDEARRMIGRGEAEKRLAVPLGPEIGQCCGGAVTLSFALMDAARKDAEIAAERNALDTLSRVYVFGAGHVGRALARTLHLLPVRPVLVDSRAEELALVDVPVEQRLSALPEAEIRAAPPASVFLILTHDHALDFLLAREALARADAAYVGMIGSKSKRATFSHWLKREAPDQAEALLPSLVCPIGRHDHVRDKRPEVIAAMVAAELLGVLLRDLPSGQSGPDAPAAQVDRMS